A single region of the Undibacterium piscinae genome encodes:
- a CDS encoding sulfite exporter TauE/SafE family protein — translation MKIRYIDLDDQTINPEHQDLALPPVEYQITHALEHPILRLLSYAVVAVLVGLIAYLFFRLFFGGNEQSGMELIRQSLHDPLFWSAVGVGFLAQVIDGALGMAYGITSSSFLLAAGAPPALASGATHLAEVFTTGISGVAHLKMGNVNKKLFFSLLMPGVIGALVGTYILGNIDGKALKPYISLYLLGMGVYVLSKAFRHIKSKHAIEVKKVIPLAFFGGLMDTTGGGGWGPIVTTSLVSAGQDPRTTIGTVNFAEFFLTVVVAASFFSILDHTVWILVAGLALGGLVAAPFAALVTKHLKAKTLLILV, via the coding sequence ATGAAAATTCGATACATCGATCTCGACGATCAAACGATCAATCCAGAACATCAAGACCTGGCGCTGCCGCCGGTCGAGTATCAGATCACGCATGCGCTAGAACATCCGATTTTGCGTTTGCTCAGTTATGCCGTCGTCGCGGTCTTAGTCGGACTAATTGCCTATCTATTTTTCCGTTTGTTTTTTGGCGGAAATGAACAAAGCGGAATGGAGTTGATACGCCAGTCCTTACACGATCCTTTATTTTGGAGCGCCGTTGGTGTGGGCTTTTTAGCGCAAGTAATCGATGGCGCTTTAGGCATGGCTTATGGGATTACTTCCAGTAGCTTTTTATTAGCCGCTGGCGCACCACCGGCATTGGCGAGCGGTGCCACCCATTTGGCCGAAGTATTCACTACCGGCATTTCAGGTGTGGCGCATCTCAAGATGGGCAACGTGAATAAAAAACTATTTTTTAGCTTGTTAATGCCGGGCGTCATCGGTGCTTTAGTGGGCACCTATATTTTGGGGAATATCGATGGCAAAGCCCTTAAGCCTTACATCAGCCTGTATTTATTAGGGATGGGCGTCTATGTGCTGAGCAAAGCCTTTCGTCATATCAAATCCAAGCACGCGATCGAAGTAAAAAAGGTGATTCCCTTAGCGTTTTTCGGTGGGTTAATGGATACCACGGGTGGCGGTGGCTGGGGTCCTATTGTGACCACCTCTTTGGTCAGCGCCGGCCAAGATCCGCGCACCACCATAGGGACAGTCAACTTCGCTGAATTCTTCTTGACCGTGGTAGTTGCGGCATCCTTTTTTTCTATTTTGGATCACACCGTTTGGATTTTGGTGGCAGGCTTGGCGCTAGGAGGTCTGGTCGCAGCACCATTTGCCGCCTTGGTGACCAAGCATTTAAAAGCCAAAACTTTATTGATTTTGGTATGA
- a CDS encoding heme-binding protein: MKTKTILEYSDVEIIAASAVAEALKNNWAVSIAIVDDGGHLLWFQRMDGAAPISAQIAQGKARCSAIGRRDSKIYEDMINGGRTSFLSASGLDGMLEGGIPILKDGVCLGAVGVSGVKSDQDAQVARQGIAALGLK, translated from the coding sequence ATGAAAACAAAAACCATACTTGAATATTCTGACGTCGAAATCATCGCTGCCAGCGCCGTCGCCGAGGCACTGAAAAACAATTGGGCCGTGAGTATCGCGATCGTCGATGACGGTGGTCATCTGTTGTGGTTCCAGCGCATGGATGGTGCCGCACCGATTTCTGCCCAGATTGCACAGGGTAAGGCGCGCTGCTCGGCGATCGGGCGACGGGATAGCAAAATCTATGAAGACATGATCAACGGCGGACGCACTTCTTTTTTGAGTGCCTCTGGCCTCGATGGCATGCTAGAAGGCGGGATCCCCATCCTAAAAGACGGCGTATGCCTGGGCGCAGTGGGCGTCAGCGGTGTCAAGTCTGATCAAGATGCCCAGGTGGCAAGACAAGGGATAGCCGCGCTTGGGCTGAAATAG
- a CDS encoding tetratricopeptide repeat protein — protein sequence MKHTVICSAIGLFALSCAAPLFAHDYTGLIRAEKFTEVERLVNAKLAQDPINHDALIAKVELIIGTGGERIDEAIKLAEQCVASHPKESDCQESLGVAMGTKAMSAGIMSALGSISKIRDAFKRAVELDPKSLSARFLLLQFYTQTPSFVGGSTSKAKEVLADTAKFNLEAGKLMQGFLELADEQPGKAEAIALAANVGTNEALRDNQREILLGVASDYLKNKKYADSERVFRAMQQRFPESEIGSYGLGRCEQEQGKHQAAVALFEKASSITPTPRARVQYRLGVSQQALGEKAKALISYEKALAAKPGLNKKLAEEAQDKIKALKS from the coding sequence ATGAAACACACTGTCATTTGTTCCGCTATTGGCCTATTCGCACTGAGCTGCGCCGCACCGCTCTTTGCACATGACTACACTGGCTTGATACGCGCCGAAAAATTTACTGAGGTAGAGCGTTTGGTGAATGCGAAGTTGGCGCAAGACCCGATCAATCACGACGCACTGATCGCCAAGGTCGAACTCATCATAGGCACTGGCGGTGAGCGCATCGATGAAGCCATCAAGCTGGCCGAGCAATGTGTTGCCAGCCATCCCAAAGAGAGCGATTGCCAAGAAAGCCTAGGTGTGGCCATGGGAACCAAGGCGATGAGCGCTGGCATCATGTCGGCGCTGGGTTCTATCTCTAAGATACGCGATGCTTTCAAGCGCGCAGTGGAACTTGATCCTAAAAGCCTCAGTGCGCGTTTTCTGCTGCTGCAGTTCTATACGCAAACCCCTAGCTTTGTCGGCGGCAGTACCAGTAAGGCCAAGGAGGTGTTAGCCGATACTGCAAAATTTAATCTGGAAGCAGGCAAACTCATGCAGGGCTTTTTGGAGTTGGCCGATGAGCAGCCAGGCAAGGCCGAGGCCATCGCGCTAGCCGCGAATGTCGGTACGAATGAGGCGCTGCGTGATAATCAGCGTGAGATTTTGCTCGGTGTTGCTAGCGACTACTTAAAGAATAAAAAGTATGCGGATAGTGAGCGCGTATTTCGCGCAATGCAGCAGCGTTTTCCAGAAAGCGAGATAGGCAGCTATGGCTTGGGCCGTTGCGAGCAAGAGCAGGGTAAGCACCAGGCCGCCGTAGCACTGTTTGAAAAAGCCAGCAGCATCACCCCGACTCCGCGTGCCCGCGTGCAGTACCGGCTCGGGGTCTCGCAGCAAGCACTGGGCGAGAAAGCCAAAGCTTTGATCTCTTACGAAAAGGCGCTGGCGGCCAAGCCTGGGCTGAACAAGAAGTTGGCAGAAGAAGCGCAAGATAAGATCAAGGCATTGAAGTCCTGA
- a CDS encoding GNAT family N-acetyltransferase has protein sequence MNQKLQVRAVCQDDYPEWKILWDGYNAFYGRHGETALAPELTQMAWSRFFENNEPVHALVAVEAGQIVGLAHYLFHRNIRKFAPDCYLQDLFTAETARGKGVGRALILAVAQQATQAGSDLYWHTHLENTRARALYDQVARHSGFIVYSKTKG, from the coding sequence ATGAATCAGAAGTTGCAAGTTCGCGCGGTATGCCAGGATGATTATCCCGAGTGGAAAATCTTATGGGATGGCTATAATGCTTTTTATGGTCGCCACGGCGAGACCGCTTTAGCGCCAGAGTTGACGCAAATGGCGTGGTCACGTTTTTTTGAAAACAATGAACCCGTGCATGCCTTAGTGGCAGTTGAGGCGGGGCAGATCGTCGGGCTAGCGCACTACCTATTTCATCGCAATATCAGAAAATTCGCGCCAGATTGTTATTTGCAAGATCTGTTTACCGCAGAGACTGCGCGAGGCAAGGGCGTAGGCCGTGCTTTGATACTCGCGGTGGCGCAGCAAGCCACGCAGGCCGGTAGCGATTTGTATTGGCATACTCATCTAGAGAATACCCGCGCCCGCGCTTTGTACGACCAGGTCGCGCGCCACTCGGGTTTTATCGTCTATAGCAAAACAAAAGGCTAG